One segment of Cellulomonas fulva DNA contains the following:
- a CDS encoding thymidylate synthase translates to MTPSVEPAAAGPSIPTPYEDLLRLVLETGTPKSDRTGTGTRSLFGHQMRFDLAAGFPLVTTKRVHLRSVVYELLWFLRGDSNVRWLQEHGVKIWDDWADEDGELGPVYGVQWRSWPTPDGGHVDQIARLVEGLRSNPDSRRHVVSAWNVADLDDMALMPCHALFQLYVADGRLSCQLYQRSADLFLGVPFNIASYALLTHMLAQQAGLEVGDFVWTGGDCHVYDNHVDQVRVQLTREPYPAPTLRLRPAASIFDYTFEDVEVVGYQHHPTIAAPIAV, encoded by the coding sequence ATGACGCCGTCCGTCGAGCCCGCCGCCGCTGGACCGAGCATCCCGACGCCGTACGAGGACCTCCTGCGGCTCGTCCTCGAGACCGGGACGCCCAAGTCGGACCGGACCGGGACCGGCACGCGCTCGCTGTTCGGCCACCAGATGCGGTTCGACCTGGCCGCGGGCTTCCCGCTCGTCACGACGAAGCGGGTGCACCTGCGCTCGGTGGTCTACGAGCTGCTGTGGTTCCTGCGCGGCGACTCCAACGTGCGCTGGCTGCAGGAGCACGGGGTCAAGATCTGGGACGACTGGGCCGACGAGGACGGCGAGCTCGGGCCCGTCTACGGCGTGCAGTGGCGTTCGTGGCCGACCCCGGACGGCGGGCACGTCGACCAGATCGCCCGCCTGGTCGAGGGTCTGCGCAGCAACCCCGACTCGCGCCGGCACGTCGTCTCGGCCTGGAACGTCGCGGACCTCGACGACATGGCGCTCATGCCGTGCCACGCGCTGTTCCAGCTCTACGTCGCGGACGGCCGGCTGTCGTGCCAGCTCTACCAGCGGTCGGCCGACCTGTTCCTGGGCGTGCCGTTCAACATCGCGTCGTACGCGCTGCTGACCCACATGCTCGCGCAGCAGGCCGGGCTGGAGGTCGGCGACTTCGTGTGGACCGGCGGGGACTGCCACGTCTACGACAACCACGTCGACCAGGTGCGCGTGCAGCTCACGCGCGAGCCGTACCCCGCGCCCACGCTGCGGCTGCGTCCGGCGGCGTCCATCTTCGACTACACGTTCGAGGACGTCGAGGTGGTCGGGTACCAGCACCACCCGACCATCGCCGCGCCCATCGCGGTATGA
- a CDS encoding dihydrofolate reductase encodes MTTGRTVVGLVWGQTPRGVIGRDNAMPWHVPEDLARFKQLTSGHPVVMGRATWESLPERSRPLPGRTNVVLSRTPGLELAGALVVPDLPTALAAAAAAPGGDEVWVMGGGAVYAQALEVADRAEVTVIDLDVAGDTYAPHLPPDRWRLVDADPAGGWRQSARGPRYRFQSYRRTDVPRAGTAG; translated from the coding sequence ATGACCACCGGGCGCACGGTCGTCGGGCTCGTGTGGGGCCAGACGCCCCGTGGGGTGATCGGCCGGGACAACGCCATGCCCTGGCACGTGCCGGAGGACCTGGCGCGGTTCAAGCAGCTCACGTCCGGCCACCCCGTGGTCATGGGCCGCGCGACGTGGGAGTCGCTGCCGGAGCGGTCCCGCCCGTTGCCGGGCCGCACGAACGTCGTGCTGTCCCGCACGCCGGGCCTCGAGCTGGCGGGCGCGCTCGTCGTCCCCGACCTCCCGACCGCGCTCGCGGCCGCGGCGGCGGCGCCCGGCGGCGACGAGGTGTGGGTGATGGGCGGTGGCGCGGTGTACGCCCAGGCGCTCGAGGTCGCCGACCGCGCCGAGGTCACCGTGATCGACCTGGACGTCGCCGGGGACACGTACGCGCCGCACCTGCCGCCGGACCGCTGGCGGCTGGTCGACGCGGACCCCGCCGGCGGGTGGCGGCAGTCCGCGCGCGGACCGCGCTACCGGTTCCAGTCCTACCGCCGCACCGACGTCCCCCGCGCAGGCACGGCCGGCTGA
- the dapA gene encoding 4-hydroxy-tetrahydrodipicolinate synthase, which yields MPQVTSSTRPFGSVLSAMVTPFTSDGALDVDAAVALARHLVDHGHDGLVLNGTTGEAPTTHAPEKAELIAAVVEAVGDRAFVVAGAGSNDTLHAVRMAEQAAEAGAHGLLVVSPYYSRPSQEGVVAHVRAVLDATGLPSMLYDVPGRAGVRLSDATIDVLAADERVVAMKDATGDTVNAARALQRTGIAWYAGDDAVLPQLLAVGAVGIVGVASHVVGPWLRDLVDAWDRGDTAGALRAYRSALPVIDAINGPGFQAVYAKTALEVLGVLPRRTVRLPYVQTSEEEVDSVRAVLRAAGLLDNALA from the coding sequence ATGCCGCAGGTGACGTCCAGCACGCGTCCGTTCGGGTCCGTGCTCTCCGCGATGGTCACGCCCTTCACGTCCGACGGGGCGCTCGACGTCGACGCCGCGGTCGCGCTCGCGCGGCACCTCGTCGACCACGGGCACGACGGTCTGGTCCTCAACGGGACGACCGGCGAGGCGCCCACGACGCACGCCCCGGAGAAGGCGGAGCTCATCGCGGCCGTCGTCGAGGCCGTGGGCGACCGCGCGTTCGTCGTCGCCGGGGCGGGCTCGAACGACACGCTGCACGCCGTGCGGATGGCCGAGCAGGCCGCCGAGGCGGGCGCGCACGGGCTCCTCGTCGTGAGCCCGTACTACTCCCGGCCCTCGCAGGAGGGCGTCGTCGCGCACGTGCGCGCGGTGCTCGACGCGACCGGCCTGCCGAGCATGCTGTACGACGTCCCCGGCCGCGCCGGCGTGCGCCTCAGCGACGCGACCATCGACGTGCTGGCCGCCGACGAGCGCGTCGTCGCGATGAAGGACGCGACGGGCGACACCGTGAACGCGGCCCGCGCCCTCCAGCGCACGGGCATCGCCTGGTACGCCGGCGACGACGCCGTTCTCCCGCAGCTGCTCGCCGTGGGCGCCGTCGGCATCGTGGGCGTCGCGTCGCACGTCGTCGGCCCCTGGCTGCGCGACCTCGTCGACGCCTGGGACCGTGGGGACACCGCGGGCGCGCTCCGGGCGTACCGGTCGGCGCTGCCCGTCATCGACGCGATCAACGGCCCGGGGTTCCAGGCCGTGTACGCCAAGACGGCGCTCGAGGTGCTCGGCGTGCTGCCACGCCGCACCGTCCGGCTGCCGTACGTCCAGACGTCCGAGGAGGAGGTCGACTCCGTGCGCGCGGTGCTGCGCGCGGCCGGGCTCCTCGACAACGCGCTGGCGTGA
- a CDS encoding ribonuclease J — MSHPHPELTPPPPLPEGGLRVVALGGLGEVGRNMAVLEHAGRLLIIDCGVLFPEDHQPGVDLILPDFDYIRDRLDDVEAIVLTHGHEDHIGAVPYLLRLRSDIPLIGSQLTLAFVEAKLKEHRITPVTLAVREGQVEQLGVFGCEFVAVNHSIPDALAVAVTTAAGTVLHTGDFKMDQLPLDGRITDLRAFARLGEKGVDLFMVDSTNAEVPGFVAQERGIGPVLDGVFADSAKRIIVASFASHVHRVQQVLDAAAAHGRRVALVGRSMVRNMAIAADLGYLKVPDGVLIDLKQVDGLPDDEIVLMCTGSQGEPMAALSRMANNDHKVSVGHGDTVILASSLIPGNENAVFRVINGLTRLGARVVHSGNAKVHVSGHASAGELLYCYNILRPRNVMPVHGEVRHLVANAALAVQTGVPADRVVLAEDGVVVDLVDGRASVVGAVPCGYVYVDGSSVGGITEAELKDRRILGDEGFISIFAVVSSSDGKVLAGPQIHARGFAEQDDVFEAILPDLTRALEESVAQGATDTHQLQQVMRRVVGRWVSGRLRRRPMIIPVVVEA; from the coding sequence TTGAGCCACCCGCACCCCGAGCTGACCCCGCCGCCGCCGCTGCCCGAGGGAGGCCTGCGGGTCGTCGCCCTCGGCGGGCTCGGCGAGGTCGGCCGCAACATGGCCGTCCTGGAGCACGCCGGCCGGCTGCTGATCATCGACTGCGGCGTCCTGTTCCCCGAGGACCACCAGCCCGGCGTCGACCTGATCCTGCCGGACTTCGACTACATCCGGGACCGTCTCGACGACGTCGAGGCGATCGTCCTGACGCACGGTCACGAGGACCACATCGGCGCGGTGCCGTACCTGCTGCGCCTGCGCTCCGACATCCCGCTGATCGGCTCCCAGCTCACGCTCGCCTTCGTCGAGGCGAAGCTGAAGGAGCACCGCATCACGCCGGTCACCCTGGCCGTTCGCGAGGGCCAGGTCGAGCAGCTGGGGGTGTTCGGGTGCGAGTTCGTCGCGGTCAACCACTCGATCCCCGACGCGCTCGCGGTCGCGGTGACCACCGCCGCCGGGACCGTCCTGCACACCGGCGACTTCAAGATGGACCAGCTCCCGCTCGACGGCCGGATCACCGACCTGCGGGCGTTCGCCCGGCTCGGTGAGAAGGGCGTCGACCTCTTCATGGTCGACTCGACCAACGCCGAGGTGCCCGGCTTCGTCGCGCAGGAGCGCGGCATCGGGCCCGTGCTCGACGGGGTGTTCGCCGATTCCGCCAAGCGGATCATCGTCGCGTCGTTCGCCTCGCATGTGCACCGCGTGCAGCAGGTGCTGGACGCCGCGGCGGCGCACGGGCGCCGCGTGGCGCTCGTCGGCCGGTCCATGGTCCGCAACATGGCGATCGCGGCGGACCTGGGCTACCTCAAGGTCCCGGACGGCGTCCTGATCGACCTCAAGCAGGTGGACGGTCTGCCCGACGACGAGATCGTGCTCATGTGCACCGGCTCGCAGGGCGAGCCCATGGCCGCCCTGTCCCGCATGGCCAACAACGACCACAAGGTCTCCGTGGGCCACGGCGACACCGTGATCCTCGCGTCGTCGCTGATCCCCGGGAACGAGAACGCGGTGTTCCGGGTGATCAACGGGCTGACCCGGCTGGGCGCGCGCGTCGTGCACTCCGGCAACGCGAAGGTGCACGTCTCGGGCCACGCGTCCGCCGGCGAGCTCCTTTACTGCTACAACATCCTGCGCCCGCGCAACGTCATGCCCGTGCACGGGGAGGTGCGCCACCTCGTCGCGAACGCGGCGCTCGCGGTGCAGACCGGCGTCCCGGCGGACCGCGTGGTGCTGGCCGAGGACGGCGTGGTGGTGGACCTGGTCGACGGCCGCGCGTCCGTGGTCGGGGCCGTGCCGTGCGGGTACGTGTACGTCGACGGCTCGAGCGTCGGCGGCATCACCGAGGCCGAGCTGAAGGACCGCCGGATCCTGGGCGACGAGGGGTTCATCTCGATCTTCGCGGTGGTCTCCTCCTCCGACGGCAAGGTGCTCGCCGGTCCGCAGATCCACGCCCGCGGCTTCGCCGAGCAGGACGACGTCTTCGAGGCGATCCTGCCGGACCTGACGCGCGCGCTCGAGGAGTCCGTCGCCCAGGGCGCGACGGACACCCACCAGCTCCAGCAGGTCATGCGCCGCGTCGTGGGCCGCTGGGTGTCGGGACGGCTGCGTCGTCGCCCGATGATCATCCCCGTCGTCGTGGAGGCCTGA
- a CDS encoding 4'-phosphopantetheinyl transferase family protein — MSRLSRPARLTERGGGGAALGAAGAADADGLRVAVRHEPVTGPSSPEREGLLAAPERERRDRLLRPADRAAYTAAHALVRECAAELLGVPAAALDLKQTCSACGGAGHGRPALVGHPEVGVSLSHTDGHVAAIAAVQVATVPDATVPDALVPLAAPGRSAAPPSAPAVGIDVERVREVPDAVLTARERAWVAAAPDPHAAATSLWVRKEALVKAGALELTQLGGCDVLDTDALGDDGPASAALGHALRGWSGDGVVGAWSVPEVGPRRPGAGQSKSKIEFRS; from the coding sequence GTGAGCCGGCTCTCCCGCCCCGCCCGGCTCACCGAGCGCGGCGGCGGCGGCGCCGCGCTCGGAGCGGCGGGGGCCGCCGACGCGGACGGCCTGCGCGTCGCCGTCCGGCACGAGCCGGTGACAGGCCCGTCGTCGCCCGAGCGCGAGGGGCTGCTGGCCGCGCCGGAACGTGAGCGTCGCGACCGGCTGCTCCGGCCGGCCGACCGCGCCGCCTACACCGCCGCGCACGCCCTGGTGCGCGAGTGCGCCGCCGAGCTGCTCGGCGTCCCCGCCGCGGCGCTCGACCTGAAGCAGACGTGCTCGGCGTGCGGCGGCGCCGGGCACGGCCGGCCCGCGCTCGTCGGGCACCCGGAGGTGGGCGTCAGCCTGAGCCACACCGACGGCCACGTCGCCGCGATCGCCGCCGTGCAGGTCGCGACGGTGCCCGACGCGACCGTGCCCGACGCGCTGGTGCCGCTCGCCGCGCCCGGTCGCAGCGCCGCGCCCCCGTCCGCGCCGGCCGTCGGCATCGACGTCGAGCGCGTCCGGGAGGTCCCGGACGCCGTGCTCACCGCACGCGAGCGCGCCTGGGTCGCGGCCGCGCCGGACCCCCACGCCGCCGCCACGAGCCTCTGGGTGCGCAAGGAGGCGCTCGTCAAGGCCGGCGCACTGGAGCTGACGCAGCTCGGCGGGTGCGACGTGCTCGACACAGACGCGCTCGGCGACGACGGACCGGCGTCCGCCGCCCTCGGCCACGCGCTGCGCGGCTGGTCGGGTGACGGCGTCGTCGGGGCCTGGAGCGTGCCGGAGGTCGGGCCTCGACGACCCGGCGCCGGTCAGTCGAAGTCGAAGATCGAGTTCCGGTCGTAG
- a CDS encoding DNA glycosylase AlkZ-like family protein, with protein MASSRATTSPPTKRAARARSGAHPDAEPVARLSRTQVLRHRVRVQELDRAPRADRAPDDAAILDLGVQDTGPDGALWALATRGVPVRAHEWPRALALAWTLRGAPHAYRRADLRAVEKAVRPYSEGDAARRVVNAARPLADAGIPVTEALGRVARTMRDQVTEPIVKGALSTRMTAALPGPYSRWCAPCDATHLYELTFRLAALHGGLELEPDTSPPVLRRIPRWPAAQVGDLRPSPDDGALDLVRGTLHLLGPLTEKQVATFLDAPLRDVRERWPQDAVPVEVDGAAAWCLEADLPALRSGAELSEGPSEGPSDEPSDEPVRLLGPYDLFLQGRDRDVIVPDTSRHKALWPTLGRPGAVLAGIELVGTWRPRARGDRLLLELDEWVPWDRRTREGVEREHARLAEFRGVEPA; from the coding sequence ATGGCGTCCTCCCGGGCCACGACGAGCCCTCCGACGAAGCGCGCGGCGCGCGCCCGCTCCGGGGCGCACCCCGACGCGGAACCGGTGGCGCGCCTCAGCCGCACCCAGGTGCTGCGGCACCGGGTCCGGGTCCAGGAGCTCGACCGGGCGCCCCGGGCCGACCGGGCGCCTGACGACGCGGCGATCCTCGACCTCGGCGTCCAGGACACCGGGCCGGACGGCGCGCTGTGGGCCCTGGCCACGCGCGGTGTGCCGGTCCGCGCCCACGAGTGGCCCCGGGCGCTCGCCCTGGCCTGGACGCTGCGCGGGGCCCCGCACGCGTACCGCCGCGCGGACCTCCGAGCGGTCGAGAAGGCCGTACGCCCCTACTCGGAGGGCGACGCGGCCCGGAGGGTGGTCAACGCGGCCCGGCCGCTCGCGGACGCGGGCATCCCGGTCACAGAGGCCCTCGGGCGCGTGGCTCGCACCATGCGCGACCAGGTCACCGAGCCCATCGTCAAGGGCGCGCTGTCCACCCGCATGACCGCGGCCCTGCCCGGGCCGTACTCGCGCTGGTGCGCCCCGTGCGACGCGACCCACCTGTACGAGCTCACGTTCCGGCTCGCGGCGCTCCACGGCGGTCTGGAGCTCGAGCCGGACACGTCCCCGCCCGTGCTGCGCCGGATCCCGCGGTGGCCCGCGGCGCAGGTCGGCGACCTGCGCCCCTCCCCCGACGACGGCGCCCTCGACCTGGTGCGCGGCACCCTGCACCTGCTCGGCCCGCTCACGGAGAAGCAGGTCGCGACGTTCCTCGACGCGCCGCTGCGGGACGTCCGGGAGCGCTGGCCGCAGGACGCCGTCCCGGTCGAGGTCGACGGGGCCGCCGCGTGGTGCCTCGAGGCCGACCTGCCCGCGCTCCGCAGCGGCGCCGAGCTGTCCGAGGGGCCGTCCGAGGGGCCGTCGGACGAGCCGTCCGACGAGCCGGTGCGGCTGCTCGGCCCCTACGACCTGTTCCTCCAGGGCCGGGACCGCGACGTGATCGTGCCCGACACCAGCCGGCACAAGGCGCTGTGGCCCACGCTCGGCCGGCCCGGGGCCGTGCTCGCCGGCATCGAGCTCGTCGGGACGTGGCGCCCCCGCGCACGTGGCGACCGGCTGCTGCTCGAGCTCGACGAGTGGGTCCCGTGGGACCGCCGCACGCGCGAGGGCGTCGAGCGCGAGCACGCGCGGCTGGCGGAGTTCCGCGGGGTCGAGCCCGCGTGA
- a CDS encoding FtsK/SpoIIIE family DNA translocase, with protein sequence MATRTSSSGARSGASTTARASTSAASRTATPAGSARGGSARSGSGRGSTRPPARKPAAPPAPQRSALPVRMVKAVWMGCAHLVGGTARRVGHGARDLDPAHRRDGLAFTLLGLAVVVAAREWWALSGTAGDAIHSVVAGTFGVVGVIVPVLLLATAVRLMRHPERVQANGRMGIGLSAVILAVCGIVQVSAGLPGTDDFAALRAAGGIVGYAVGTPLATLLTGPVAVILLVLLAFFGVLVVTATPVHQVVPRLRSGYHRLTGGRHDEGDDEPDEDDDAPLVINAGHTAFDEDEPDEARPARPRRRGLLSRRRAEAPAEPDESALDAYEADEAFERAAIVVPGAGGADPDDETAVMDPAPPTEPTAVVGAGSADGPTTHLTAPPTAGVPRGEQPMLEGDVVYTLPSEDSLAKGAPHKVRSAANDRVVESLTGVLEQFEINAQVTGFTRGPTVTRYEVELGKGTKVERVTALSKNIAYAVASADVRILSPIPGKSAIGIEIPNTDRETVSLGDVLRSSAAKRTDHPMVIGVGKDVEGGYVVANLAKMPHLLVAGATGAGKSSFVNSMIVSILMRSTPDEVRMVLVDPKRVELTIYEGIPHLITPIITNPKKAAEALEWVVREMEARYDDLAMFGFKHIDDFNAAVRAGKVKPLPGSERKIATYPYLLVIVDELADLMMVAPRDVEASIQRITQLARAAGIHLVLATQRPSVDVVTGLIKANVPSRLAFATSSLTDSRVVLDQPGAEKLIGQGDALFLPMGAAKPMRTQGAWVAESEIHAVVAHVKTQLKPVYRQDVAAVAPKKQVDEDIGDDLDLLLQAAELVVTTQFGSTSMLQRKLRVGFAKAGRLMDLLESREIVGPSEGSKAREVLVQPDDLPGTLAMLRGEPGDPVVEDGPPVATDYHDDLEDEDQDWSGGRR encoded by the coding sequence ATGGCGACGCGTACGTCCTCCTCCGGTGCCCGGTCGGGCGCCTCGACGACCGCGCGCGCCAGCACCTCGGCCGCGTCCCGGACGGCGACGCCGGCGGGGTCCGCACGCGGCGGCTCGGCGCGGTCCGGGTCCGGCCGCGGCTCCACGCGGCCGCCGGCGCGCAAGCCCGCCGCGCCGCCCGCACCCCAGCGCTCCGCACTCCCGGTGCGGATGGTCAAGGCGGTGTGGATGGGGTGCGCGCACCTCGTCGGCGGCACCGCGCGTCGCGTGGGCCACGGCGCGCGCGACCTCGACCCGGCCCACCGCCGCGACGGTCTCGCGTTCACGCTCCTCGGCCTCGCGGTCGTCGTGGCCGCGCGCGAGTGGTGGGCGCTGTCCGGGACGGCGGGCGACGCGATCCACTCGGTCGTCGCGGGCACGTTCGGCGTCGTGGGCGTCATCGTCCCCGTGCTGCTGCTGGCGACCGCGGTCCGCCTCATGCGCCACCCCGAGCGCGTCCAGGCCAACGGCCGGATGGGCATCGGCCTGAGCGCCGTGATCCTCGCGGTGTGCGGCATCGTGCAGGTCTCCGCGGGGCTGCCCGGCACCGACGACTTCGCCGCGCTGCGCGCTGCGGGCGGCATCGTCGGGTACGCGGTCGGCACGCCGCTCGCCACGCTGCTGACCGGCCCCGTCGCCGTCATCCTCCTGGTGCTCCTGGCGTTCTTCGGCGTGCTCGTCGTCACCGCGACGCCGGTGCACCAGGTGGTCCCGCGGCTGCGCAGCGGCTACCACCGCCTCACGGGCGGGCGCCACGACGAGGGCGACGACGAGCCCGACGAGGACGACGACGCCCCCCTGGTGATCAACGCGGGCCACACCGCGTTCGACGAGGACGAGCCCGACGAGGCCCGTCCCGCCCGGCCCCGCCGCCGCGGGCTGCTCTCGCGGCGCCGCGCCGAGGCCCCGGCCGAGCCGGACGAGTCCGCTCTGGACGCCTACGAGGCCGACGAGGCGTTCGAGCGCGCCGCGATCGTGGTGCCCGGCGCCGGGGGCGCGGACCCCGACGACGAGACCGCCGTCATGGACCCCGCACCGCCGACGGAGCCGACCGCCGTCGTGGGCGCGGGCTCGGCGGACGGCCCGACGACCCACCTGACCGCGCCGCCCACCGCGGGTGTGCCCCGGGGCGAGCAGCCGATGCTCGAGGGCGACGTGGTCTACACGCTGCCGTCCGAGGACTCGCTCGCGAAGGGCGCGCCGCACAAGGTCCGCTCGGCCGCGAACGACCGCGTGGTCGAGTCGCTCACCGGCGTGCTCGAGCAGTTCGAGATCAACGCGCAGGTCACCGGCTTCACGCGCGGCCCGACGGTCACGCGCTACGAGGTGGAGCTCGGCAAGGGCACCAAGGTCGAGCGCGTGACGGCGCTGTCGAAGAACATCGCGTACGCGGTCGCCTCCGCCGACGTGCGGATCCTGTCGCCGATCCCGGGCAAGTCCGCGATCGGCATCGAGATCCCGAACACCGACCGCGAGACCGTGTCGCTCGGCGACGTGCTGCGCTCGTCGGCCGCCAAGCGGACCGACCACCCGATGGTCATCGGCGTGGGCAAGGACGTCGAGGGCGGGTACGTCGTCGCGAACCTGGCCAAGATGCCCCACCTGCTGGTCGCCGGCGCGACCGGCGCGGGCAAGTCCAGCTTCGTGAACTCCATGATCGTCTCGATCCTCATGCGCTCGACGCCCGACGAGGTGCGCATGGTGCTCGTCGACCCCAAGCGCGTCGAGCTGACGATCTACGAGGGGATCCCGCACCTCATCACCCCGATCATCACCAACCCCAAGAAGGCCGCCGAGGCCCTCGAGTGGGTGGTGCGGGAGATGGAGGCGCGGTACGACGACCTCGCGATGTTCGGGTTCAAGCACATCGACGACTTCAACGCGGCCGTGCGCGCCGGCAAGGTCAAGCCCCTACCGGGCTCCGAGCGCAAGATCGCGACGTACCCCTACCTCCTCGTCATCGTCGACGAGCTCGCGGACCTCATGATGGTCGCGCCCCGCGACGTCGAGGCGTCGATCCAGCGGATCACGCAGCTCGCGCGCGCGGCCGGCATCCACCTCGTCCTCGCGACGCAGCGACCGTCCGTGGACGTCGTCACCGGGCTCATCAAGGCCAACGTCCCCTCGCGCCTGGCGTTCGCGACCTCCTCGCTGACCGACTCGCGCGTCGTGCTCGACCAGCCGGGTGCCGAGAAGCTCATCGGCCAGGGTGACGCCCTGTTCCTGCCCATGGGCGCGGCCAAGCCGATGCGCACCCAGGGTGCGTGGGTCGCCGAGTCGGAGATCCACGCGGTGGTCGCGCACGTGAAGACGCAGCTGAAGCCCGTCTACCGGCAGGACGTCGCCGCCGTCGCGCCCAAGAAGCAGGTCGACGAGGACATCGGTGACGACCTCGACCTGCTGCTGCAGGCCGCCGAGCTCGTGGTGACGACGCAGTTCGGCTCGACGTCGATGCTGCAGCGCAAGCTGCGCGTCGGCTTCGCCAAGGCCGGGCGGCTCATGGACCTGCTGGAGTCGCGCGAGATCGTCGGCCCCTCGGAGGGCTCCAAGGCGCGCGAGGTGCTGGTCCAGCCCGACGACCTGCCGGGCACGCTCGCGATGCTGCGCGGCGAGCCCGGCGACCCGGTCGTCGAGGACGGGCCGCCCGTCGCGACCGACTACCACGACGACCTCGAGGACGAGGACCAGGACTGGTCCGGCGGCCGTCGGTGA